CACGTCGGCGATGTCGTCAAGCCGAACCACCGCGCCGTTCTGCGAACGGATGGCGAGCCGGCGGAACTCCTCGGCGGAGCGCAGGTCCGTGTCAGCGGTCAGGTTGATCTGGATGAGCTGGCCCTTGGTCTGCCCCAGGGCCGAAAGGTAGTTGTTGGCGGCCAGGGCCTGGCGCACGGCCGCAGGGCTGACATTCAGCGCGGCCATGCGGTCGGGCTTGAGCCAGATGCGCATGGCAAAGGTACGCGCGCCCAGGATGTCGGCCCGCTGCACCCCTTCCAGGGCCGAGAGACGCGGCTGGACCACGCGCATGAGATAATCGGTGATCTGATTCTGATCCAGATCGGGCGAGGTGAAGCTCAGGTAGGCCGAGGCGAACTGGCTGTCGGCCGACTCCACGTTGATGATCGGCACCTCGGCCTCGGGCGGCAGGTCGCCCCGGACCTGATCGACCTTGGAGCTGATCTCGGACAGTGCCTTGATGGGATCGTAGTTGAGCTTGAGGCGCACGTTGATGGTCGAGAGGTTCTGCGCGCTCTCGGACTGGATGTAGTCGATGCCGTCGGCCGCCGCGATGGCCCGCTCCAAAGGCGTGGTGATGAACCCGCGCACGAGTTCGGCGCTGGCCCCGACATAGGTCGTGCTGACCGAAACCATGGCGTTTTCGCTGCGTGGATATTGCCGCACCGTGAGAGTGAAGGCGGCCTGAAGCCCGGCAATGACGATGAGCAGGCTGACGACGATGGCCAGGACCGGGCGGTGGATGAAGATGTCGGTGAATTTCATGAGGTCGTTCCGTATCGGAGCTCTTTCCCGGCGGCCCGCATCAGGAATTTTCCGGTGTGGGGGATATGTTGAATTCCGGGGCCAGAGAGTTGTCCACGACCACGGACTGCCCATTGCGATACTTGAAGACGCCGGTGCTGACCACGGTCTGACCCGGCGCAAGCCCCCGGGCCACGGCTACGAAATCCCCGCGCCGCTCGCCCAGGGTCACGAACTGCTGCCTGAGAACAAGACCTTCCGTGCCGTTCCCCTGCGCCGGTTCGACGATGAAAACCGAGTCACTGTACGCGGCATAGAGCACAGCCGTGGCCGGAATCAGGACCAGTTCCCGCTTCTCCGGCAGGACCACGGCCACATTGACGAACATGCCCGGCCGCAGAATCTCCTCGGAATTGGCCAGTTCGGCCTGCATTCGCACCGTGCGCGTGGCGCTGTCGGCCAGCGGTTCCACGGCCGAGAGCCGCCCTTCGATGGTTTGTCCCGGAAGGGCATCGCTGGTCACACGCACCGTGGCCCCGGGCAGGACCGCCCCGACCTGCTGCTGCGGCAGGGCAAATTCGACGTGCACCCGGTCCAGGTGTTGCAAGGAGACAATGACGTCCGAGTCCCCGAGATTCTGCCCCAGGTTGATCTGGCGAATACCAAGGGCTCCCTGAAAAGGCGCACGGATGGTCTTTTTGGCGATGACGGCCCTTAGCGCATCCATCTGGGCCAGAATCTGACGGTGCTCGGCCAGGGCCGCGTCATATTCGGACTTGGCCGTGGAGCGTTGGGCCACCAAAGACTCGATGCGTCGCAGGTTGAGACGGGCCAGATTTTCCGTGGCCTCCAGAGCCCGCAACCGGGCCGCCTCCTCGGAAATGTCGAGCTGTACGAGCACATCCCCAGCTTTGACCCGGTCCCCGGACTCGAAATCGATGCGCACGACCTTGCCCGGAATCTCGGCGGTCATGGTCACGCCTTGCACGGCGGTGACGGAACCCACGGCGGTGAAAACCGTGTCCCAAAGGGCGGAACTGGCGTTCACGGAGGAAACCACGGCCGGAGGCATGAAGAACGATTCTCCCTGGGCGATCATGGCCCTGATCTGCATGGCCTTGATTCCGGCAAGGACACCGGCCACGACGGCCACAAGCAAGATGGCGATGAATATTTTTTTGATCATGACATTCCGGGGCTTGAGTTGATGCGACCCGCCCAGTGCGGCTAATACTGGCACTTACATTCAATCCCACTCATCGTAAAGAACCCACCCACTCAGTGTTGCATCTTCGTACAGGTTGAACGCAATTTGTTTAAAAAAAATACGAACGACTGCGTATCCAAAATGCACGTCACAATTGACATCACCCCCAATGCCGGGGGAAGTTCTCCACGTTGGTAAAAAGATTTTCGCCTTTTCGTTCAAAATACGGCCCCTGGAGGAAACATGAAGACACTCGTCGCGATTCTCGCCCTGCTACTTGGCGGATGCGTAGGCATGCCGGACACAGTGCGCCCCGTCGGAAATTTCCAGCTGGAGCGTTACCTTGGCACCTGGTATGAGATCGCGCGTCTGGATCACTCCTTCGAGCGGGGTCTGAGCCGCGTGAGCGCCGAATACAGCCTGCGTGAGGATGGCGGGGTTCGGGTCGTCAATCGAGGCTACAACACCTTGACTGGAAAATGGGAACAAGCCGAAGGAAAGGCGTTTTTCGTCGAGAACCCGCAAACGGGATTCCTCAAGGTCTCCTTTTTCGGACCATTCTACGGCGCCTACGTGATCTTTGAACTTGATCACGAAGGCTACAGCCACGCCGTGGTCAGCGGGCCGGACACATCCTATCTATGGATACTGGCCAGGGAGAAGCGTCTGGATGACGCGCTCAGGCGCGAACTCGTGGCCAAGGCCGCCGCACGCGGCTTCGACACGAGCGCCCTGATCTTCGTCGAGCACGAGCATGATTGAAGTGCGTGTTCCGCACCCCGTTCGTCAGCGGCCGCCAGCGCCTGCGGCCAAACCCGATGAAATCCCCACAAACCGGGGGTTGGCAAAAAATTGCTGGCCCTGCTCGGGTCAAAATGCATATTGAGAGAGGAACGACGGCAACCGAAAACGATGAATCCGTCGGGAATCAGGAGCACGGGGCATGAACGGATCTTGTTTCGAAGAAGCGAATTTGCTGAATGTCTGCCTGGACAGCATCGACTACCAGGGCATTGTCAGACACATCAACGACGGTGTGCTCATCCTGCGTGAAGGCAACATCGTCTTCACCAACGGCGCGTTTTGCGAAATCGTCGGCACCGATCTGGAAGGGCTTCTGGGCAAGCCGTTTGCCGACTTTGTCATTCCCGAAGACCAGAATCGCGTTCTTCGGCACTGCGTTGACAAGCTCTACACCTCCGACCTCTCGGACCGGATCGAGTTTTCCATCTCACGGCCCGGCGAGGACGCCATCGTGGAGATGAAGCTGACCGTGGTCGATTGCGGAGGCGCGCCAGCCATTCTGGCTGCCATCACGAACATCACCGAGCGCCGCAAGACCCGCATCGAGCTTCAGCGCGTGAAAGACAGGCTGGAAAGCATCCTGCACGCCCTGAATGACGTGGTCGTTTCCATTTCTCCCACGGATCATTCCATCCTGGCCATCAACCCTGCCGCCGAAGCCCTCTACGGCATCCCCAGACGCGCCTTCAACGCCGGACAAATGCAGCTCATGCATTTCGTTCATCCCGAGGATCGGGAGGCGGTGAGCAAGTACTACCGGGCCCTGGTGGACGACGAATTCGGGGAAATGCAGTACCGCATCATCAGCAGCAACGGACGCATCAAATGGGTGCACGACGAAGGACAGCTGGTCTATTGCACCACCAGGTCCATGCGCCGCCTCGACCACGTCATCCGCGACATCACCGAGCAAAAGGAGGCCCTGGACGCCCTGACGCGCAGCGAGGAAAAATACCGCGACTTTTTCCAGAGCACCAAGGATATGGCCTACTCCATGACCCCGGACGGCACCTTCATCGACATCAACGACGCCGGCATCCAGATGCTGGGCTTCTCCAGTCGCGAGGAGGCCCTTAGTTCCAACCTCAGGGATTTTTACGAGAATCTATCCGAACGCGCCGACCTGCTGGCCCAGATCAACGAAGAGGGTTTTGTCACGGACAAGCACATCCGATTCCGCCTCAAGGACGGAAGATCCATCGAGGTAGCCATCACCGCCCGGGCCAAGAACGATGACTCCGGATACCTGCTCTACTACGAAGGCATCGCGCACAACATCACCCAGGCCATGGAAGACCAGCGCAACCGGGTGCTCAGAAATGCCGCCGGAGGCATGTGCCACTATTTGAACACACACCTCATGCACATCGTCAACGCCAAGGACGGCATCCGGGAAGAGATCGAAACCCTGGACGAAACCGCAAACGCCCTGCCCGAAAATACCAGGGCAACATGGGCAGCCGCCTCGTCTTCCCTGCACGCCTATTGCGAAGGGCTCGACCTTGCCTACCGCAAGATCACGGCCGTGACCAAGGCCTTCAACTCCGCCTTCCTGACCTACAAGGAGGAATCCTATCTGGACAAGGCCATCCTCGACATCTTCAATTCCTGCCTGGGAGACCCGCTGGAATGCAGCAGGCAAGCTCTCCCGGACAGAAAAAAGGATGAGCATGAATGACACACGCGGCTTTTCCACTCTACCCTTGGTGAGTGAGGCATGCACGTCCTGAACTGGCTCGGCCTGCTGCTCCTGGCCGCCCTGGCACTGGGCGCTGCCGGTCACGCCCTGCTGCGCAAAAGCGACTCCCGTTCGGCTCTGGGCTGGGTCGGCGTCTGTCTGACCTTTCCTCTGGCCGGCCCCATTCTGTACATCCTCTTCGGCGTGAACCGGGTCCGACGCAGCGCCTCGCGCATGCGCAAAGAGGTCGACGCCCTGGCCGCCAACGTTCCCCCGGCCGTCCCTTCGTACCCGAGCGCGGCCATCAATCCCACAGTTTTGCACCACGCGTTCCAGCGCCTGGAGCGCGTCGGGCACAACATCCTCGGCACGGCACTGGTCGGGGGCAACTGCGTCGAGCCCCTGTTCAACGGCGACGAGGCCTATCCCGTCATGCTGCGGGCCATGGAAGACGCCAGGCACAGCATCTACCTGACCACCTACATTCTCGACACCGACAACCTCGGCCTCAAATTCATCGACGCCCTGGCCCGGGCCGTGCATCGTGGGGTGGACGTGCGGGTGCTCGTCGATGGCGTGGGCGAGAAGTACTCATGGCCCCGGGCCTCCCGGATGCTCGCGAAGAAAGACGTGCCAAACGCCCTCTTCATCCCGCCTCGCCTTTTCCCGCCCGACCTGCACTTCAATCTGCGCAATCACCGCAAGGTCCTGGTCGTCGACGGTTGCCTTGGCTTCACGGGCGGCATGAACATAAGCCAGAAGCATGTGCTTGGCGCCAATCCGCCCTGGCCGGTCAAGGATCTGCATTTCATCGTGCACGGTCCGGTCGCGAACCTTTTGCAGGACACCTTTGTCGATGACTGGTTTTTCGCGACCAAGGAACGCATCCATCCGCCCGTCCTCTTCACGGAACCGACGGGTGACTGCCTGTGCCGCACCGTTGTCGACGGACCCAATTTCGAAGAAGATCATCTGAAGACACTGCTGACCGGGATCATCTCCGCCGCGACGACGAGCATCAGGATCATGACGCCCTACTTCCTTCCCCCGCGCACGTTCCTGAGCGCCCTGATGTCGGCCCGCTACCGCGGGGTCACGGTCGAGATCCTGCTGCCGGGCCGCAACAACATCCCCTTTGTGCACTGGGCTTGCAGCCACATCCTCGACGAACTGCTACGCGCCGGGATCAGCATCGCCTTCCAGCCCGCGCCCTTCAATCACACCAAGCTCATGCTCGTGGACGGTTGCTACGTGCACCTTGGCTCAGCCAACCTGGACAGCCGCAGCCTGCGGCTCAATTTCGAACTGACCCTGGAAGTCCTGGACCAGCACCTGGCCATCCAGTTGACGCGGCATTTCGACACCATCATGGCCAGGAGTCGCCCGATAACCCGACAGGAACTTGCCGGACGTTCCCTGCCCGTACGTCTGAGGGACGCCTTTTTCTGGCTCTTTTCGCCTTATCTTTAGCCCGCTTCGCGCAGAGCCGGACGAATTCTTTGCCACACGGCTTTCCGAAACTTACCGGATTTGACTTTGACGCGCACGCCGCGAGTACTTATGAGTCATTCATTCCCGATACAGATTCACCATCCTAAAGGAGAAACTCCGTGACCAAGGAATTCACCGTATCCGCCACCTGCCCCGAGTGCGGACATCGCACCGAGGCGCATCACACGAAAGAGGCCATGCAGGAAGCGTTCGGAAATGATGCGACCTTGAAGATACTGTGCGCCCATTGTCAGGCCAGTTTTGAACAGCCCGTGGGCCTGGCCTGCGCGGAGTGGGACGAGTACTGTCATGAAATCCCCCTGCCCGCCGACGTCTAGGGCGTAAACTTCATAAACCACGGAAAAAACATGATTTTCGTCGTGACCAAATGCGCGAATTGTCCCTTACTCAGCTATGTGGAAGGTCAGCGGGTCTGCAATGTCGGGCCACCGAGCCAGCGTCCCATCCCAGAGGAAGACGAGCGCCCCACCTGGTGCAGAATGCGCAAGGAACAGATAATTATCCGGGATTTCAAGTAGCTCGTCGCC
This Desulfomicrobium apsheronum DNA region includes the following protein-coding sequences:
- a CDS encoding efflux RND transporter periplasmic adaptor subunit, with the translated sequence MIKKIFIAILLVAVVAGVLAGIKAMQIRAMIAQGESFFMPPAVVSSVNASSALWDTVFTAVGSVTAVQGVTMTAEIPGKVVRIDFESGDRVKAGDVLVQLDISEEAARLRALEATENLARLNLRRIESLVAQRSTAKSEYDAALAEHRQILAQMDALRAVIAKKTIRAPFQGALGIRQINLGQNLGDSDVIVSLQHLDRVHVEFALPQQQVGAVLPGATVRVTSDALPGQTIEGRLSAVEPLADSATRTVRMQAELANSEEILRPGMFVNVAVVLPEKRELVLIPATAVLYAAYSDSVFIVEPAQGNGTEGLVLRQQFVTLGERRGDFVAVARGLAPGQTVVSTGVFKYRNGQSVVVDNSLAPEFNISPTPENS
- a CDS encoding lipocalin family protein, whose amino-acid sequence is MKTLVAILALLLGGCVGMPDTVRPVGNFQLERYLGTWYEIARLDHSFERGLSRVSAEYSLREDGGVRVVNRGYNTLTGKWEQAEGKAFFVENPQTGFLKVSFFGPFYGAYVIFELDHEGYSHAVVSGPDTSYLWILAREKRLDDALRRELVAKAAARGFDTSALIFVEHEHD
- a CDS encoding PAS domain-containing protein, whose translation is MNGSCFEEANLLNVCLDSIDYQGIVRHINDGVLILREGNIVFTNGAFCEIVGTDLEGLLGKPFADFVIPEDQNRVLRHCVDKLYTSDLSDRIEFSISRPGEDAIVEMKLTVVDCGGAPAILAAITNITERRKTRIELQRVKDRLESILHALNDVVVSISPTDHSILAINPAAEALYGIPRRAFNAGQMQLMHFVHPEDREAVSKYYRALVDDEFGEMQYRIISSNGRIKWVHDEGQLVYCTTRSMRRLDHVIRDITEQKEALDALTRSEEKYRDFFQSTKDMAYSMTPDGTFIDINDAGIQMLGFSSREEALSSNLRDFYENLSERADLLAQINEEGFVTDKHIRFRLKDGRSIEVAITARAKNDDSGYLLYYEGIAHNITQAMEDQRNRVLRNAAGGMCHYLNTHLMHIVNAKDGIREEIETLDETANALPENTRATWAAASSSLHAYCEGLDLAYRKITAVTKAFNSAFLTYKEESYLDKAILDIFNSCLGDPLECSRQALPDRKKDEHE
- a CDS encoding phospholipase D-like domain-containing protein, with protein sequence MHVLNWLGLLLLAALALGAAGHALLRKSDSRSALGWVGVCLTFPLAGPILYILFGVNRVRRSASRMRKEVDALAANVPPAVPSYPSAAINPTVLHHAFQRLERVGHNILGTALVGGNCVEPLFNGDEAYPVMLRAMEDARHSIYLTTYILDTDNLGLKFIDALARAVHRGVDVRVLVDGVGEKYSWPRASRMLAKKDVPNALFIPPRLFPPDLHFNLRNHRKVLVVDGCLGFTGGMNISQKHVLGANPPWPVKDLHFIVHGPVANLLQDTFVDDWFFATKERIHPPVLFTEPTGDCLCRTVVDGPNFEEDHLKTLLTGIISAATTSIRIMTPYFLPPRTFLSALMSARYRGVTVEILLPGRNNIPFVHWACSHILDELLRAGISIAFQPAPFNHTKLMLVDGCYVHLGSANLDSRSLRLNFELTLEVLDQHLAIQLTRHFDTIMARSRPITRQELAGRSLPVRLRDAFFWLFSPYL